A single region of the Streptomyces sp. AM 4-1-1 genome encodes:
- a CDS encoding DUF4177 domain-containing protein: protein MTKWEYVTVPLLVHATKQILDTWGEDGWELVQVVPGPNNPEQLVAYLKREKQS from the coding sequence ATGACCAAGTGGGAATACGTGACTGTGCCTCTTCTCGTGCACGCGACCAAGCAGATTCTGGACACCTGGGGCGAGGACGGCTGGGAGCTGGTCCAGGTCGTTCCCGGACCGAACAACCCCGAGCAGCTCGTGGCGTACCTGAAGCGGGAGAAGCAGTCGTGA